GCGTGCTCTTGAGATCAAGCAAACCATTCGTGATGGTGTGTTCCGGGGTAGTTTGCTGCATGCCATTCGTCGCACTGTTACTAAAAGCGGTGCTCGACTTCTCAACGAGTGGTTGAGTGCACCGTCCACGTCTCTTGAGCTCATCACTAGTAGACAGGATCTCGTCACCCGCTTCATCGACGATGTAAACCTGAGTGACTCCGTAATCCTCTTGTTGCGTAGGAGTCACGACTCTCAGCGCCTTGTTCAGAAATTCACACTTGGCCGTGGCGATGCTGATGACCTCCTCGATTTGGCCAGTACTATCGATGCGACCAAGGATATCGTGAATCTCTTGAAAAAGGCCAACGCTGCATCTCGCAAGTCAGAGCACCACTGCCTAACTTCATTGATATCTCGAATCAGTCTCACGCAGCCCCTGAAACTTTCCCAGCGCATCAGAGATGcaattgatgaagaaggtaTCGAGTTACAGCATGAGGTCCAAGACTCCGAGGCCAGCCAGATGTTAGCCCTTGCTGAAAATGTCGTTAGCAACGAAGGTTCACAGGACGATGCGGCATCTCTTCCTAAGGGCAAGCGAAAACGGCCCGTCAGTATTCGGGATTATTACGCCGAAGAGAATGGAGCTTGGATCATGAGACCTGCTGCGAGCCCAAACTTGACAAAGCTTCACACTGATCTCGCGACTTTGACAGAAGAGAAAGCGACACTCAACGAGACCCTCCGCGAAAGCCTCAATGCTCCAAGTTTATCCCTTAAGTGGACACCTGGCCTTGGCCACATTGCCCATATCAAGGGCAAAGACGCTCGAAATCTCGCTGATGTACAAGCTCTGTCCTCGAGCCGTTCTACGCGATCTTTTCACATATCCGAATGGACACTTCTCGGGCAGCGTATGGACCAAGTTCGCGCCCAGATTCGTGCTGAAGAACAAGCCGTGTTCCACTCCCTTCGAGAGCTTGTCGTCAAAAATCTTGTCAAGCTGCGCCGTAATGCCGCCGTCCtcgatgaacttgacatCACAACCTCCTTCGCTAAGTTGGCTCGCGAGCAGAACCTCGTCCGGCCCGTGCTGAACAATACGACTAGTCACACCATCATAGGCGGCAGACATCCCACTGTTGAGGGCGGCCTATTTGAGCAGGGTCGAAGTTTTGTGAGGAACGACTGTCTGGTTGGATCACCAACTGACGGCCGGATCTGGTTGATCACAGGTCCCAACATGGCCGGTAAAAGTACGTTTCTACGCCAGAATGCTCTCATCACGATCTTGGCCCAGATCGGTTGCTACGTGCCTGCATCATACGCAGAACTAGGGATTGTGGATGCTATCTTTAGCCGAGTGGGCTCAGCTGACAACCTCTACCGCGATCAAAGCACATTCATGGTTGAGATGCTGGAAACAGCAGCTATCCTCAAGCAGGCAACACCGCGGTCTTTCGTCATCATGGATGAGATCGGTCGAGGTACCACGCCAGAGGACGGTACAGCTGTCGCCTTTGCAAGCCTGCATCACCTCGCGACCGTCAACCAATGCCGCACCCTTTTTGCGACACACTTCCACTCTGTAGCCGACTTGGCTCAAGAAGAGGGGTTGTGTTCAGCTGAGGCAGGTGTTGTTCAGACATATTGCACCAATGTAGTCGAGGATGGTGAGGGAGGTTTCTTCTACAATCACAAACTTCAGAGAGGTATTAACCGACAAAGCCACGCACTGAAAGTTGCAAGACTTGCTGGGCTACCGGATCGAGCCATTGAGGTAGCGAAACGTGCCTTGAAACAAGATAACTTCATATAGGTGACTTTTGGTAGGTATTGATGGTGAAGTCGCGCCTCTCGCAGTGAGGGGCGGCAGGCAGGGCCAATAACAAAGATTTAAAGACTTCATAATATCTTCTTGCAAGCCAATTGCATCCAAAACTCATCAATTTATGAGATAACGAAAAGTAAGACAAATTACAAGGCGTGAGAATGCAATGGATAGTATTGATCGACATTGGTCTATCGTCAAACTCTAATCCGTGCCTGGATAATGTAACAAGAGTTCTAAACTTCcaattataatataatattaggcTATAGGAAGATTAACTAGGAGTCCAAGTTTTTTCCTGGTACACATGGTTAGGTATTACCATTCTTCTCATATCCTACAGTTTAGCTAGGCTATTGGATTCATTTAAGAAACATGCACGGACATCACACCATGGAAGCTTGAGAACAATCGAGGGCGTGGAGACCTGTATGATTTGACCATTAGCTTTGATACTCTCAAAAAACAACTTGTCAAAATAAAATGATTGTGATAGGTGTCCGTCATAGGGTGGTGATGTGTGTGTCATCAGGAGATTCAGGGTTAAAAAGCTCTTGAACAATTTATATAATCATCCGGAAATgtaaaaaggaaaaaaaaagtttgGTGTTTGTCTGACTAACCTTTTTGAATATCGCACTCAATCAGCAGAGCTGCATTAGTCGGTTTGGTAAAAGCTTTCACTCGCATGTTGAGGCCTGGAACTTGATTCGTAACCGTCGCGACAGATTCAATTGTCCAGCAGACGATCTATGTGCCCCTTTTTTAAGATACATAAGTCGTAAACCCAACCAAAGTCCTGGAAGGCGGTCGTACATCCTGTTGATGTGACTACATTTAGTCGCTGCAAATTTGTTAGTTATGTTCACAATACATTGGAAGGGGTTCACATACAAGAGACCGCCGAAgccctcctcgtcctcgtcctcctcctcggactcatccttcttctcagcctcagcagggGCGGCAGCGCCACCAGAAGCGGCAGCGGCAGGAGCGGCGGAAGCATAAGCATCGGGGTTGGCAATGCggtccttgagctcctcaatCTCGGGCCAGGTGATCTCGGTGGAGATGGCAACAGCAAGAACCTTCTTGTAGCTGTTGACAACGGAGTGGAGAACCGAAGGCAGGGTAGGGAAGTTCAGAGCCAGAGAGATGGTGGCAATGGTGGCAATAGCCTGAGACAGAGTCTTGAGGAGCTGCTCCTCACCGACGTCGAGAACGCTGGGAGGGAAAGACTGGCCCTGGTCGTAGACCTGAGAGATACCCATACCGTAGGTGAAGGGAGAGATGTTAAGCATGTTGAGCAGGGTGGCCTCGGAGGGACCGACCTTGGAGCCGGCCTCAACGAGCTTGAGATCAGTGGTGATTTCAATGGTACCACGGGCAATCTTGGTGGGGACACCGAGGGCCTGGAAGAAAGAGGTCTTTCCAGGCTCCATACCAGTGTTTCCAGCAGGAACCCAGACATCGGCAGGGGCGAGAGCACCGGCACGAGCAGGAGCAGCAACCTTGTTGGCGAGGATGATGTCACGGACCTCCTTAAGGTCGTCGTTGGTGAAGACGAAACCAACGTTGCCCTTGACGTGGGGGAGGAGACGCTCGTACTCGGGGGAGTCGGGGATGAAGGTCTTCAAGGCTCGGCGAACCTGGTGACATCGTTAGCAATCGGAGGgtgtcttcttcctcgaagaAAGGGACGCACCATGGTGTTCTTGCCCATGAGGACAACACCCTTGCTTCGGAGAGCCTGTCGGATCTCGTGCATCTGCTGGGAGCTGACATTGTCAACCTCaacgatgaagatggagttgTAGGCCTCGAGCAagcccttgagcttgtcgaaaTAGTTGGCCTTGTTCTCAGACTTGCCCCCCATATCTTCTTATTTTTCTGAAGGCAGGTTATTTAAGGGCAAGGGGTATCGTAAAATGGAAattggaggttgatgaagatgttgatgaagacaagaaaactCTTTTGGCGGCAGCTTTCAGAAAATGTAATGTGTGCTTGCAAGCCAATTCGCTTAGGGCATGGAGGGGCTAGTCTGCTTTGGGTGCAAGGTGGGGTACCAAGCAATCCTAGATGAAGGTACATTCTCAATGTATCTTTTCTATCACGTCCATGAAAGTGGAACTTAGAAGAGTCTGATTTGAGCTATCACCGAGCAATTGCTCTAGTATCAAATCTCATCAATTTGATATCTAATCCTCAATCAAACTCACAGGGGCTCAGGCGTCATGAAATTTCCCTTCAACGTTGTCCACGTCAGTGGAAATGTTCTCTTTGCTGCTCGAGGAGGCAAGATTCATTCCTTTAGCCTTGAGGATGGATCTCACCTCTCAACATGGAAACATCCAGATGTTGACAAAGTAGACGCGGCAGTTAAGGCTATTTCAGGTGACATCTTAACTGGGAATCCCGTGACAAAGACTCATAtcgccgaggaagaagatgggaaTGGTCCCCCAGCTAAGAGACAAAGAACTGAAGAGCCAAAAGATGAGACAGCTCCTACCAAGCCAGAGGTCCAAGAGGATACTCAAATCTCTGAGGAAATGAAAAGCgagggcaaaaagaagggtggaaagaagagcaagaacagACAAAATCAGCAACGAGCAAAGGATCACAACATCTCACGAGTACCCGATCGCCCAGTCATTACGCATCTGACAAGTACTCCTGATAGCTCCCATATCTTGGCTATCACTGGACATGACAAGGCCATCTGGGTCTTTGAGAATGATGGGAAAGCCTCCCTCAACCAAATCAGCAAACGGTAAGCTCATATGAAAAAACAACTCATCAGCCCTTATGCTAATTCTGGGCCAGAACTCTTCCCAAACGCCCTAGTGATGTGGTTATTGGACCAGACTCTCAGATTGTTGTCGCTGATAAATTTGGAGATGTTTACTCTCTACCTCTCCTCTACGATCCTACTCTCCAGACTGCTTCAACCCCTGCCCCCGCCAAACCGGCTTATAAACCATCTGCCAATACTACAACCGTTCACTCGAAGCGCAACCTGCGAGCtcttcaagagcagcaaagaCAGATGGAGCTTTCTACGCGGACCAAAAACGACAGCAATTCCAAAGCCGAAGGTCCAGACTTTGAGATCACTCTACTGCTTGGCCATGTTTCTATGCTTACTGCACTCGTGATCGGTGAGAGTGAGGGTCGGCGATACATTCTTACTGCCGATCGTGATGAACATATTCGGGTTTCAAGATACATTCCTCAGTCGTATGTCATCGAGGGTTTCTGCTTTGGTCACACAGAGTTCATCAGCTCCATGGTCATTCCAGCCTCGCGTGGTGATGTTCTTGTGTCGGgcggtggtgatgaggaCTTGTTCGTCTGGAATTGGAAATCAAACAAGCTCCTCTCCAAAATCAGCATCTTGTCTTTAGCTCAAAAGATATTGCCCGAGATTACAAAGGTAGCTGTGTCTGGGCTTTACAGCCTGGTATATCCACATGGTGGCTCGGATCTTGTTTATATTCTCGCCATATGTCAGGAGTAAGTGTATTATCCATTGATGACCTATGACCCAACTCACATTGATTAGTATTTCGGCCATCTTTTCATGGCAACTCACCAAAAATCACGCCCTTAATCACCCAGCTATTATCCAGCTTCCCGGCAAGCCCCTCAGCCTCTCTATCAAGCCCGCCAACGGCGATGAAGCACCCAAGATCGTCGCTGCTCTGGACCCCAGTGATCCTACGCAAGCAAGAAGCCTGGCTGTCTACTCACTTACCATGACTGATGAGAAGCTCGCCACAAGCACAATAGCTTCGGTGAATGACGACGATATCGAAAATGCCGAActtgatgtcgatgagaaAATCGTGAGGAGTCTTTTGTATAACACCGAACCTTTAAGAAAACAAGCCACGGAACGGGAAGAAGAAAGGGGTGAGGAGCAGGTGCCCGAAGACCAAATGATGGAAGAGGCTGGGCCTGCTGAGGAGTAATAAGGATGTACCAAAAGTAATAGAAAAGAAATTAATTTTTCAGTACCACAATGGACAAAGGGTCATTTCCACAACCCTACAAAGACGAGTTTATCACCGAGGCAGGTACGCCTAGACTAGTCGAGTATCTAGTACATAGTGAATGAGGCAATGTGCTCGAGGTCTTCATTGGGTATGTGTTATCTCCAATCGCGCTTCAACCAAACGCAAGCCCTCGTCACAGGCAATGTACTAGGCTCTTAGCAACTAGGACATATCTTGCGAGTATGTGGACCAAGAATCTTTTTGAAGCTTTGACAGTTCCTGGGTCCACTTGTCTGGTCACGTATGCTTTACAGGTTTCGTCAACCAATATTTGAATAACAAACAAATCATCATGTTCATGGTCTACGTCTGCTACTACCAAATTCATTTGAATCGTCTATGTCCTCAAAACGCCAACCAAGCCTGATCGAATGCTCCTCCACCTTCACTAACCCCTCAAACACGATCGTTCGAGGTTCAACTCAGGTGCCCACTCAACTGCACCTTACCCCCAGCACCACGCTCGCTCACAATCCCTAGAAGACCGTATCCTCTGCTAATTTTGGTATCATTGAACGATTAAGCGACGTCGCCAACAAGGACTGACGTCCACCCTCAGCTGCACTGTCTCTGACTAAGACTGTGGATGTGCGAAATGCCCTATTGATGTGGTTATGGCACTCGCCGTGTGTGTTTATTGCGCCGCTCTCTTTCGACTAGCTTACTGCGAGGCGCACTGCACACGCTCACCGCCGGGGTGgccatcctcgtcatcttcgtccaTCATACCGTCGGAGTTGCCAAATACTCTGTTCTGGGTTGTGTTATCCAGATCCTCGAGACTGGCGGGTTCGGACATGGCGTCGCCGGGAGGTGCGTTTTGCGTGGCGGGTGGGAGAACCTTGCGGAGGGTCTCGAAAACTTCGGGATCTTCGGTCCAGTTCTTCTCGGGGAACTTCACGTTGAACTTGATGTACATGTTGCCGAAGTCGTGATGCCTGGGAGAAGGCATACCTTGGCCGCGAACCATCTTGACAGCGTCTAAAACAGTTAGCTTACGGTTGTTGAGCGCGTTATAGTGAGTACATACCTTGAGAAATAGCCTCGCCAGGAAGAATATCAATGGCAAGCCATCGGTCGTCGAGGTGCTCGATGTAGATGGTACCACCAGCCAGAGCTGTAACAAGCTCAATGTCGCAGTTGTAAAGAAGGTCGTCATCCCGGCGAGTAAAGCGGGCATGGGGCTTCTGCTCAATCTCGAAAACGACGTCGCCAGCCTGGACGCCAGGCGCTTGGTCACCCTCACCTCGGAACTCAACCTTGGTGCCGCTGCGAACACCCTTGTCGACGTGAACGTGGAGGACCTTGCGGTCGACGGTGgtcttctttccattgcACTGCTTGCAGCgatccttctccttgatgatctcgccCTCTCCGTTGCAGTCAGGGCAGACAGTCTGGAAGCGCTGGATCATGGGGCCCATTTGGcgcatcatcgtcttcatgCCATGGCCGTCACAGCCAGTGCATCGCTTGACAGCACCCTCCTTGCCACCGAGACCCTCACACTTGGGGCAAATAATCGACCGTTGGAGAGCAAGCTTCGAGATCTTACCTCGGTAGATATCTTCCAAGGTAACCTTGTGGGTGTGGTGGATGGTGCGGGCCTTGGGGGGGCCACGGTTCATACCACCACCGCCAAACATGCCGCCCATGCCACcgaaaccaccaccaccgaagAACTGAGCAAACAGGTCCTCAGCGGCCATTCCACCACCGCCGGCACCTCCCTCGAGGCCGGCCTCACCATACTGATCGTAGATCTGTCGCTTCTGAGAGTCGGAGAGAATTTCGTAGGCGTGAGAGATttccttgaacttctctTCGGCATCGGGGTTGTGTGCGTTCTTGTCTATGTTGCATTAGGCATGTTGAACTGACTAGAGGGTCTTGGGATACATACCAGGGTGGTACTTGAGGGCTCCGACCTTGTAAGCCTTCTTCAGTTCCTGCTCAGTAGCAGTAGGGGCAACCTGTGATCCAGTTTAGCAGTTGTTCGAGGTTTGTTCGGGGATCGATAGAACATACGCCCAAGGTATCGTAATACTTGGTTTCCTTGACCATTGTGTCGGCTGTTCGAGTTGTGTTTTGTTATCGCAGGGTCCAAGATAACAGGGGAGGCGAGGACTGTTGTTGAATATTAGTAAAGCCCAGacaaagcaaacaaagaCGCAGATTTTCACGCGCGCAACAACAATATGATgggcaaagaagatgaattATGACAACATCATACACCGAGCATCCGGCACAGGGAGAAGACAGTGTTCTTATATGCGTACCTTGTTCGCCAAAGGGTGTATCTCGAGTCTCCCGACGGCGGGGCTGCGCTGCGGCGAGTTTGAACGGGTTTGGGTCTCTAAAATTCGATTCGAATAAGTGGAGGGGGGAAAGAGGCGATCGATAAGAGCGCTGGAATTCGCAAATGTCGAAACAGAGGGGAGTT
This genomic stretch from Fusarium oxysporum f. sp. lycopersici 4287 chromosome 5, whole genome shotgun sequence harbors:
- a CDS encoding 60S acidic ribosomal protein P0; protein product: MGGKSENKANYFDKLKGLLEAYNSIFIVEVDNVSSQQMHEIRQALRSKGVVLMGKNTMVRRALKTFIPDSPEYERLLPHVKGNVGFVFTNDDLKEVRDIILANKVAAPARAGALAPADVWVPAGNTGMEPGKTSFFQALGVPTKIARGTIEITTDLKLVEAGSKVGPSEATLLNMLNISPFTYGMGISQVYDQGQSFPPSVLDVGEEQLLKTLSQAIATIATISLALNFPTLPSVLHSVVNSYKKVLAVAISTEITWPEIEELKDRIANPDAYASAAPAAAASGGAAAPAEAEKKDESEEEDEDEEGFGGLFD
- a CDS encoding DnaJ like subfamily A member 2, whose protein sequence is MVKETKYYDTLGVAPTATEQELKKAYKVGALKYHPDKNAHNPDAEEKFKEISHAYEILSDSQKRQIYDQYGEAGLEGGAGGGGMAAEDLFAQFFGGGGFGGMGGMFGGGGMNRGPPKARTIHHTHKVTLEDIYRGKISKLALQRSIICPKCEGLGGKEGAVKRCTGCDGHGMKTMMRQMGPMIQRFQTVCPDCNGEGEIIKEKDRCKQCNGKKTTVDRKVLHVHVDKGVRSGTKVEFRGEGDQAPGVQAGDVVFEIEQKPHARFTRRDDDLLYNCDIELVTALAGGTIYIEHLDDRWLAIDILPGEAISQDAVKMVRGQGMPSPRHHDFGNMYIKFNVKFPEKNWTEDPEVFETLRKVLPPATQNAPPGDAMSEPASLEDLDNTTQNRVFGNSDGMMDEDDEDGHPGGERVQCASQ
- a CDS encoding DnaJ like subfamily A member 2, with protein sequence MAAEDLFAQFFGGGGFGGMGGMFGGGGMNRGPPKARTIHHTHKVTLEDIYRGKISKLALQRSIICPKCEGLGGKEGAVKRCTGCDGHGMKTMMRQMGPMIQRFQTVCPDCNGEGEIIKEKDRCKQCNGKKTTVDRKVLHVHVDKGVRSGTKVEFRGEGDQAPGVQAGDVVFEIEQKPHARFTRRDDDLLYNCDIELVTALAGGTIYIEHLDDRWLAIDILPGEAISQDAVKMVRGQGMPSPRHHDFGNMYIKFNVKFPEKNWTEDPEVFETLRKVLPPATQNAPPGDAMSEPASLEDLDNTTQNRVFGNSDGMMDEDDEDGHPGGERVQCASQ